The following are encoded together in the Adhaeribacter arboris genome:
- a CDS encoding response regulator: MEFIQQLIEINPNPIYVRNEQGKFVFMNEAFAQLYGQSASALLDKGGLDPDLYYDKDLEIIKSHSQVTFEEFYKQQNGQVIWFNTTKKAFTALSGTRFLLSTSNDITKFKEIIQKNQEPAKYTQLFLSTLIKEFKADINTISGITSFLKKGNIHKEQEGYLNLIQKVAGNLLETPAQILEFSKLQTSNVEFKTTTFDITSILQYIISALVAQAEDHDVLLQIGELAPNLPLVKGDLYRLNQIITNLIYFSIKHTSNGRILVSSRMKEKIEDVVYVEFSIQASDWSHEIDKLKFFFNNPSKNESNEEYAFNHSDIGLKICKKIIELQGGQIWLETKLKKEIQFSFVLPFPLSENLNASKDLKIPENSNDLKGLHILLAEDNPANQLLVVSQLKFWETQVEVAHDGKEAWEKAKAKPYDLILMDIDMPHMNGIEATAIIRKEPNPNQSTPIIAFTANALKIDVNKYKESGFSDYLFKPYPEANLYLTVTRNIAAKDQLDEIANENESSFVIENTQEQLTDYQPSKESESTKYEPALYDFSGLGNLAEDADFVRKMQQLFIDLVPGQLDKLSSAISQKDWNTVAQIAHSLKSTYGNIGIVEAAQAAMKMEELSSKKTSLPELDILLQTVLDITEKVIAIFQEQLHAEVKS, from the coding sequence ATGGAATTTATTCAGCAGCTAATCGAAATTAATCCTAATCCTATTTATGTGCGGAATGAGCAAGGTAAATTTGTATTTATGAACGAAGCCTTTGCTCAACTGTACGGACAAAGTGCATCGGCTTTATTAGATAAAGGTGGGCTGGATCCGGATTTGTATTATGATAAGGACCTGGAAATTATAAAATCACATTCTCAAGTTACTTTTGAGGAGTTCTATAAACAGCAGAATGGACAAGTAATTTGGTTTAATACCACCAAGAAAGCATTTACAGCGCTTAGTGGTACACGTTTTCTCTTATCTACTTCCAATGATATTACTAAGTTTAAAGAGATTATCCAAAAAAACCAGGAGCCTGCTAAATACACGCAATTGTTTTTAAGTACTTTAATTAAAGAATTTAAAGCAGATATAAATACAATATCCGGCATCACAAGTTTTTTAAAAAAAGGTAACATCCATAAAGAACAGGAAGGTTATCTAAACTTAATTCAAAAAGTTGCCGGTAATCTTTTAGAAACTCCTGCTCAAATATTAGAGTTTTCTAAGCTTCAAACAAGCAATGTTGAATTTAAAACTACTACGTTTGATATAACTTCTATCTTACAATACATTATCAGTGCTTTAGTAGCTCAAGCAGAAGATCATGATGTTTTATTGCAAATTGGTGAACTAGCTCCTAACCTTCCTTTAGTAAAAGGCGATCTATATCGTTTAAATCAAATAATTACTAATCTTATTTACTTCAGTATTAAACATACCTCTAATGGTAGGATTTTGGTAAGTTCCCGAATGAAAGAGAAAATAGAAGATGTAGTGTATGTGGAGTTTTCTATTCAAGCGAGTGATTGGAGTCATGAAATAGACAAATTGAAATTTTTTTTTAATAACCCTTCAAAGAACGAATCTAATGAAGAGTATGCATTTAACCATTCGGATATTGGACTTAAAATTTGTAAAAAAATAATTGAGCTTCAGGGTGGCCAAATATGGCTGGAAACCAAACTTAAAAAAGAAATTCAATTTTCGTTTGTTTTACCTTTTCCATTAAGTGAAAACCTAAATGCATCAAAAGACCTGAAGATACCCGAAAATTCAAATGATTTAAAAGGCTTACATATTTTATTAGCCGAAGACAATCCCGCTAATCAATTATTAGTTGTTTCTCAATTAAAATTTTGGGAAACGCAGGTAGAAGTAGCCCATGACGGAAAAGAAGCTTGGGAAAAAGCTAAAGCGAAGCCGTATGATCTTATATTAATGGATATAGACATGCCTCACATGAACGGTATTGAGGCAACAGCTATTATTCGAAAAGAGCCTAACCCTAATCAGAGCACACCTATAATTGCATTCACCGCTAATGCTTTAAAAATTGATGTAAATAAATATAAAGAATCTGGCTTTTCCGATTATTTATTCAAACCCTATCCCGAAGCAAACTTGTATCTTACTGTTACCCGCAACATTGCAGCTAAAGATCAATTAGATGAAATAGCTAATGAGAACGAATCCTCGTTTGTTATTGAAAATACCCAGGAGCAACTTACTGATTATCAGCCTAGTAAAGAGTCAGAATCAACAAAATATGAGCCTGCCTTGTACGATTTTTCGGGTTTAGGCAATTTGGCAGAAGACGCAGATTTTGTTAGAAAGATGCAGCAATTATTTATCGATTTAGTACCTGGCCAACTCGACAAGCTTTCCAGTGCCATCTCCCAGAAAGATTGGAACACTGTTGCCCAAATTGCGCATAGCCTTAAATCTACTTACGGAAATATAGGAATTGTAGAAGCTGCCCAAGCTGCTATGAAGATGGAAGAACTAAGTAGTAAGAAAACCAGCTTACCAGAGTTAGATATCTTACTCCAAACAGTTTTGGATATAACGGAAAAGGTTATAGCTATATTCCAAGAACAACTACACGCAGAAGTTAAGTCTTAA
- a CDS encoding BamA/TamA family outer membrane protein — translation MYKNVTGLLFFLLFSFTAWAQKEVTLRIKCSGKDREILRKYVYPSRFPDSLVARQGIISLMQQLQHDGYLTASIDTFYFQQGVLYSQFFIGEKYQWAQLRNGNVEDNLLIQAGYKEKLYTGKPFIPAEWVKLQEAVLTQAENNGYPFATIRLDSIDIANDYINASILVEKGPIILFDSLQISGSTKITQRFLSRYLQIYPGQLYDQQKINNVPRLLKQLSYLEVFQPPLLQFGRERARLYLFLNDKKANQFDGIVGFLPDPNGKEQKLLVTGEVNLDIRNLKGSGKALGLHWRKVQRGSQLLNASYIHPNLLGSPIELGFTFNLYKQDTAFITLKPRLQFGFNTPRAGKITFFTELQNSRLLLSSVGLQERRDSVPLADFNYHAYGMQYLRQTLDDLYFPRKGYQISGQVAIGNKNIKRNLNREASYYDTIRLKTTQVSLGLHSEYYIKLTRRSVVLTRFKGEVLINPQLFYNDLFRLGGLTTLRGFPEYTFYASRYAVGTLEYRLFTGPNSYVLLFYDQGYYRRSIGKDQAQEYPFGLGTGISFSTGAGIFQFIYSVGQSKILNQPINLNYSRIHFGLTSKF, via the coding sequence ATGTACAAAAATGTAACCGGCCTTTTATTCTTCTTACTATTCAGCTTTACCGCCTGGGCCCAGAAAGAAGTTACTTTAAGAATAAAATGTTCCGGCAAGGACCGGGAGATTTTACGCAAGTACGTGTATCCGTCCCGTTTTCCTGATTCACTGGTGGCCCGCCAAGGCATTATTAGTTTGATGCAGCAATTGCAGCACGATGGTTATTTAACGGCCTCTATTGATACTTTTTACTTTCAACAAGGTGTTTTGTATAGCCAGTTTTTTATTGGCGAAAAATACCAATGGGCTCAACTGCGAAACGGAAATGTAGAGGATAATTTATTAATACAGGCCGGGTACAAAGAGAAATTATACACTGGTAAACCATTTATACCGGCTGAATGGGTGAAATTACAGGAAGCTGTTCTCACCCAGGCTGAAAATAACGGGTACCCATTTGCCACTATCCGCCTGGATTCAATTGATATTGCCAATGATTACATTAATGCCTCCATTTTGGTGGAGAAAGGGCCAATCATATTGTTTGATTCGTTGCAGATTTCGGGTAGTACCAAAATTACGCAACGTTTTTTAAGCCGCTATTTACAAATTTACCCCGGCCAGTTGTATGACCAACAGAAGATAAATAATGTGCCGCGTTTACTTAAGCAATTATCTTACTTAGAAGTATTTCAACCGCCTTTGCTACAGTTTGGTCGGGAAAGGGCGCGATTATACTTATTTCTCAATGATAAAAAGGCAAATCAATTTGATGGAATTGTTGGGTTTCTGCCTGACCCTAATGGAAAAGAGCAAAAATTATTAGTTACGGGCGAAGTAAATTTAGACATTCGCAATTTAAAAGGCAGTGGTAAAGCCCTAGGTTTGCATTGGCGCAAGGTGCAGCGAGGTTCCCAGTTGCTAAATGCCAGTTATATTCATCCTAATTTGCTCGGCTCACCCATTGAATTGGGATTTACATTTAACTTGTATAAACAGGATACGGCTTTTATTACGCTAAAACCCCGGCTGCAATTTGGATTTAACACGCCGCGCGCCGGAAAAATTACTTTCTTCACCGAACTACAGAATTCGCGGCTTTTATTATCGTCGGTTGGTTTGCAGGAGCGCCGCGATTCTGTCCCGCTCGCTGATTTCAATTATCATGCTTACGGCATGCAGTACCTGCGCCAAACCCTCGATGATCTTTATTTCCCACGGAAAGGTTACCAGATTAGCGGCCAAGTGGCAATTGGTAATAAAAACATTAAGCGCAATCTCAACCGGGAAGCCAGTTATTACGATACTATTCGCTTGAAAACTACTCAAGTATCATTGGGGTTGCACAGCGAGTACTACATTAAACTAACCCGCCGGAGTGTAGTATTAACGCGTTTTAAAGGCGAAGTTCTGATTAACCCGCAGTTATTTTATAATGATTTATTTCGGTTAGGTGGTCTTACTACTCTGCGAGGTTTCCCGGAATATACTTTTTATGCCTCGCGCTATGCCGTAGGTACTTTAGAATACCGGCTGTTTACTGGCCCTAATTCATACGTGTTGCTTTTTTACGATCAAGGGTATTATCGCCGAAGCATTGGCAAAGATCAGGCACAGGAATATCCTTTTGGACTTGGCACCGGCATTAGTTTCAGTACCGGGGCTGGCATATTTCAGTTTATCTATTCAGTGGGGCAATCTAAGATCCTAAATCAGCCTATTAACCTTAACTACTCACGTATTCATTTTGGCCTTACCAGTAAGTTTTAA
- a CDS encoding glycosyltransferase: MVNTQEPGVTRTQAANIVGVKTPKRKELFILKVLLIAGLISLVVFARWLLQEEHSGYFPLYFLLLLSLGYKMLRVLHEWYHYWGLKITPRPQPTRIWTVDMLTTAVPGEPFEMIKQTLEAMKAVRYPHTTYLCDEGNDPALIALCQELDVVHVTRTVKVNAKAGNINNALQQATGELCVIMDPDHIPVPSYLDEVVAYFEDPQVGYVQMVQAYYNAEESFFARGAAQQTYLFYGPMMMGMNGYGTVQAIGANCTFRRAALDSIGGHAPGLSEDMHTAMQLHAKGWKSVYTPKILTRGLVPNTLASYFKQQIKWSRGTFDLLAHVYPRLFKNFTWRQKLHYLLLPLHYAFGLIVLLDMLIPAAALVMGQTPLYIEWHQFLWVLLPYLGLTTLIRQYAQRWLLEDHEKGFHLTGGILLFASWWVFSLGLIYTILNIKVPYIATPKNDEDRNNWSLSMPNLIVGGLNVAALVYGLSRDWSPYSWMMGSYVGLNIVLLTVVIAAAQPVLLKRVKKWLQPFSFIHLLYQPFKMLRQVILPDTYRLLRTGAPVLAILLFLTCNSFILFDYNPSKDLEVLYGPQTKDTGGFYTGMYLPTSQRNNLASVDALEKDLGTDVNIVSVHQSWKPDSLSAFPHSLFNRLAQRGAIPLITWNPLISSATERAEKTGPNILKAIAAGKYDSYIKAYAGYIQQYNYPVFIQFAPQVDNEDKSGKLHNTIHPEVFKAAYRHVVATFATSGVNNVSWVWHPAQPEDITSYYPGENYVDWIGVTCLNYGKAAKDGKWRTFEELYKPYRNEVLKLNKPVMLTEFGSTNFGGNGQEWLEYYLPLIPNYYREIRSLVFYQTNQDQNWPTTWRPESKAKGIDWTIKNSTRIARNYKRISQEAFIWQKPTLEQRALQPALLKTFRKNQKHYLTGTAGQYTLLVKGQPFYVKGVAYNPGHDWRDGNYPLTRHQLEQDFSAIKAMGANTIRRYSPSLYDDNILTIAQEKELKVLYGFWFDPKVDYYKDTLKVKKYLQKVEEMVSKFKGEPAVLGWSVGNETSSLLKKHFSQPYLSLNRLAYMHMVELMAERIHQLDPTRPVFTSLEHSRQLPGELLAFDQLVPGVDVVGINSYYIQQIGQLQKIAAQFNPHRPYLVSEFGPSGYWDPEYTSTDKNSLLIEESSSQKTALYTQEWKEFISKHQGYNIGGVAFCWRDRFEGSATWFGLTDFRGRKKPVYYALQNTWTKQVFVPQPKIAIVGPSGYLVPKTSFEFTVIGAGATYHKIEWQLYKDDYLDKMEVIEKTEQANKIMITLPEPTGEYHCNKYRLYVYVSDGKGNVLTASKSLVM; the protein is encoded by the coding sequence ATGGTTAATACCCAAGAGCCAGGTGTCACTCGTACCCAGGCCGCAAACATTGTGGGCGTGAAAACTCCTAAGCGCAAAGAGTTGTTCATTCTTAAAGTTCTCCTTATTGCCGGCCTCATTAGCCTGGTCGTATTTGCGCGGTGGTTGTTGCAGGAGGAGCATAGCGGATATTTTCCCCTTTATTTTTTATTGCTGCTTTCCTTAGGCTATAAAATGCTGCGAGTACTGCACGAATGGTACCATTACTGGGGCTTGAAAATTACGCCGCGGCCTCAGCCTACCCGTATCTGGACCGTTGATATGCTGACTACGGCCGTGCCGGGGGAGCCCTTCGAGATGATTAAGCAGACCTTGGAAGCCATGAAAGCAGTGCGCTACCCGCATACAACGTATCTCTGCGATGAAGGAAACGATCCTGCGCTGATAGCGCTTTGTCAAGAGCTGGATGTGGTACATGTAACCCGGACAGTAAAAGTAAATGCAAAAGCGGGCAATATCAACAACGCATTGCAGCAGGCTACCGGAGAACTTTGCGTGATTATGGATCCCGACCATATTCCGGTGCCTTCTTATCTGGATGAAGTGGTAGCTTACTTCGAAGATCCGCAAGTAGGTTACGTACAAATGGTACAAGCTTACTACAATGCCGAAGAAAGCTTTTTTGCCCGCGGCGCGGCGCAACAAACGTATTTGTTTTACGGTCCGATGATGATGGGCATGAATGGTTACGGCACCGTGCAAGCTATTGGGGCGAATTGTACTTTCCGCCGGGCCGCTCTGGATTCTATTGGCGGGCATGCTCCTGGCCTCTCCGAAGATATGCATACGGCCATGCAGTTGCACGCCAAAGGCTGGAAATCGGTATATACACCGAAAATATTAACCCGCGGCCTGGTGCCTAACACGCTGGCTTCGTACTTTAAACAACAGATCAAGTGGTCGCGCGGCACCTTTGATTTATTAGCTCATGTATATCCCCGGTTATTCAAGAATTTTACCTGGCGCCAGAAGCTACATTACTTATTATTGCCCTTGCATTATGCCTTCGGTTTAATTGTGTTATTAGATATGCTCATTCCTGCTGCGGCTTTAGTAATGGGGCAGACTCCTTTATATATTGAATGGCACCAGTTTCTTTGGGTACTGCTTCCTTACTTAGGGCTAACTACCCTTATCCGGCAGTACGCCCAGCGCTGGTTGCTGGAAGACCACGAAAAAGGCTTTCACCTGACGGGAGGAATATTGTTGTTTGCCAGTTGGTGGGTATTTTCTTTAGGATTGATTTATACCATTTTAAACATTAAAGTACCCTACATTGCCACCCCAAAGAACGACGAAGACCGCAACAACTGGTCTTTAAGTATGCCTAATTTAATTGTAGGTGGGTTGAACGTAGCTGCCTTGGTATATGGGTTATCACGCGATTGGAGTCCTTATAGTTGGATGATGGGCAGTTATGTCGGACTAAATATTGTTTTATTGACGGTAGTTATTGCAGCCGCTCAGCCGGTATTACTCAAGCGGGTGAAAAAGTGGCTGCAACCTTTTTCTTTTATTCATTTGCTTTACCAGCCTTTTAAGATGCTGCGTCAGGTTATTTTGCCGGATACTTACCGTCTATTGCGCACGGGCGCACCTGTTTTAGCTATTCTTCTTTTCCTGACGTGTAATAGTTTTATTCTCTTTGACTACAATCCCAGCAAAGACTTAGAAGTACTCTACGGACCACAAACCAAAGACACGGGTGGTTTCTATACTGGTATGTATTTACCAACCAGTCAGCGAAATAATTTAGCTTCCGTTGATGCTTTGGAGAAAGATCTGGGAACAGACGTAAATATTGTTTCGGTTCATCAATCCTGGAAACCAGATAGCTTGTCTGCTTTTCCGCACTCTTTGTTCAACCGCCTTGCTCAACGGGGCGCTATTCCCCTGATTACTTGGAACCCACTTATTAGTAGCGCAACCGAAAGAGCAGAGAAAACAGGACCAAATATTTTAAAAGCTATTGCTGCCGGAAAATACGATTCCTATATCAAAGCTTATGCAGGCTATATTCAGCAATATAATTATCCAGTTTTCATTCAGTTTGCTCCCCAAGTAGATAACGAGGATAAATCGGGAAAGCTACACAATACGATTCACCCAGAAGTATTCAAAGCCGCTTACCGGCACGTTGTGGCTACTTTTGCTACCTCCGGTGTTAATAATGTAAGCTGGGTGTGGCATCCGGCTCAACCCGAAGATATTACTTCTTATTACCCAGGCGAGAATTATGTAGATTGGATAGGAGTAACGTGTTTAAACTACGGCAAGGCCGCTAAAGATGGCAAATGGCGCACCTTTGAAGAACTTTATAAACCTTACCGCAACGAGGTTCTGAAACTTAATAAGCCGGTTATGCTGACGGAGTTTGGTTCTACTAACTTCGGGGGCAACGGACAAGAATGGCTGGAATATTACTTGCCTTTGATTCCCAATTACTACCGGGAAATCCGCTCTTTAGTGTTTTACCAAACCAACCAGGATCAAAACTGGCCCACTACCTGGCGACCAGAATCCAAAGCTAAAGGAATAGATTGGACCATTAAAAATTCCACCCGGATAGCTAGAAATTACAAAAGAATAAGCCAAGAAGCATTTATCTGGCAAAAGCCCACGCTCGAACAGCGGGCTCTCCAACCGGCTTTGCTCAAAACTTTCCGGAAGAACCAAAAGCATTACTTAACGGGAACAGCGGGCCAGTATACGCTGCTGGTAAAAGGGCAACCTTTTTACGTGAAAGGAGTGGCTTACAACCCAGGACACGATTGGCGCGATGGCAATTATCCGCTTACCCGCCATCAGCTCGAACAAGATTTTTCTGCCATTAAAGCTATGGGAGCGAACACTATTCGCCGGTACAGTCCTAGTTTATACGATGATAATATTCTGACGATTGCTCAGGAGAAGGAGTTAAAAGTACTCTACGGTTTCTGGTTCGATCCAAAAGTAGATTATTATAAAGATACCCTAAAAGTAAAAAAATACCTGCAAAAGGTAGAAGAAATGGTAAGTAAGTTTAAGGGAGAGCCGGCGGTACTAGGCTGGTCGGTGGGCAATGAAACCAGCAGTTTGCTCAAAAAGCATTTCAGTCAGCCTTACCTAAGTTTGAACCGGCTGGCCTATATGCACATGGTTGAGCTCATGGCGGAACGTATTCACCAACTCGATCCTACCCGGCCCGTCTTCACTTCGCTGGAACATTCGCGCCAGCTGCCCGGTGAGTTGCTGGCGTTTGATCAACTGGTTCCAGGTGTAGATGTAGTAGGTATTAATTCGTATTATATCCAGCAAATCGGGCAATTACAAAAAATAGCTGCTCAGTTTAACCCGCATCGGCCTTACTTGGTTTCGGAGTTTGGCCCGAGTGGTTATTGGGATCCAGAATACACTTCTACCGATAAGAACAGTTTATTAATTGAAGAATCAAGCTCGCAGAAGACCGCTTTATACACGCAAGAGTGGAAAGAATTTATTTCTAAGCATCAAGGATACAATATTGGCGGAGTGGCTTTCTGTTGGCGCGACCGGTTTGAGGGCTCCGCTACCTGGTTTGGCTTAACGGATTTCCGTGGCCGCAAAAAACCTGTTTATTATGCCCTGCAAAATACGTGGACCAAGCAAGTTTTTGTTCCCCAACCAAAAATAGCAATTGTGGGTCCTTCGGGTTATCTGGTGCCCAAAACTTCTTTCGAATTTACTGTTATTGGAGCTGGAGCCACTTACCACAAAATAGAATGGCAATTATATAAAGACGATTATTTAGATAAAATGGAAGTTATAGAAAAAACAGAACAAGCCAATAAAATAATGATTACGCTTCCGGAGCCGACTGGAGAGTACCATTGCAATAAATACCGCTTGTATGTGTATGTATCAGATGGGAAAGGCAACGTGCTAACGGCTAGTAAATCCCTGGTGATGTAA
- the hemW gene encoding radical SAM family heme chaperone HemW, whose amino-acid sequence MAGIYIHVPFCKQSCHYCDFHFSTSLRRKEEVVQAICQEIKLQQNYLSGQELQTIYLGGGTPSLLTNLELDAIFNTLHQYFKIAPNAEITLEANPDDLTAAKIKELKQSPVNRLSIGLQSFHEPHLRLMNRAHSAAESLASVQLAQDAGFCNITVDLIYGIPAPNHLIWAKDLDQAIALQVSHISAYALTIEPKTALGTWTKKGKFIPSEDEFIATEFEMLLAQMQTYGYEQYEISNFAKLGWESRHNSNYWKGIPYLGIGPSAHSFNGTSRQYNVASNSRYLTAITQNTIPATAEVLTPADQANEYLMTTLRTIWGCDLDKLKDKYGFDLELLHGDYLAKVIQKGLGQIKNHTLTLTNQGKLLADQITLDLFIAE is encoded by the coding sequence TTGGCTGGTATTTACATTCATGTTCCTTTCTGCAAGCAGTCTTGTCATTACTGCGATTTTCATTTCAGCACTTCTTTACGCCGGAAAGAAGAAGTAGTACAAGCTATTTGTCAAGAAATTAAGCTACAGCAAAACTATTTATCTGGCCAGGAGCTGCAAACAATTTATTTGGGTGGCGGCACGCCGTCCTTGTTAACTAACCTTGAACTGGATGCCATTTTTAATACTCTACATCAATATTTTAAGATTGCTCCTAATGCTGAAATAACTTTAGAAGCCAACCCCGACGATTTAACCGCAGCTAAAATCAAAGAATTAAAACAATCGCCGGTAAATCGCTTGAGTATCGGACTGCAATCTTTTCACGAACCCCACTTGCGGCTCATGAACCGGGCCCACTCGGCTGCTGAATCTTTAGCTTCGGTACAATTAGCGCAAGATGCGGGTTTTTGTAATATTACCGTAGACTTAATCTATGGCATTCCGGCACCCAATCATCTTATCTGGGCAAAAGATTTAGACCAAGCTATTGCGCTGCAGGTTTCGCATATTTCGGCTTACGCGTTAACAATTGAGCCAAAAACAGCTTTAGGAACCTGGACGAAAAAAGGCAAATTTATTCCCAGCGAAGACGAATTTATAGCTACCGAATTTGAAATGCTACTGGCCCAGATGCAAACTTATGGCTACGAACAATACGAAATATCTAATTTTGCGAAGCTTGGCTGGGAATCCAGACATAATAGCAATTACTGGAAAGGGATTCCGTATCTGGGCATAGGACCGAGCGCCCACTCTTTTAACGGTACTTCGCGGCAATATAATGTGGCGAGTAATAGCCGGTATTTAACAGCCATTACCCAAAATACTATACCTGCCACCGCTGAGGTTTTAACCCCAGCTGACCAAGCTAATGAATATCTGATGACTACGCTCCGAACTATATGGGGCTGTGATTTAGATAAGTTAAAAGATAAATATGGCTTTGATTTGGAGTTATTACACGGCGATTACTTAGCCAAAGTTATTCAAAAAGGGTTGGGTCAAATTAAAAATCATACTCTTACTTTAACCAACCAAGGTAAATTATTAGCCGACCAAATTACTTTAGATTTATTTATTGCCGAGTAG
- a CDS encoding glycoside hydrolase family 2 TIM barrel-domain containing protein: MEVRQENAHYQLYRNGIPYFIKGACVYKDFPLLKESGGNSIRLYNVNPDSALMILDRAQKEGLTVTVGLNITPAGTLDYSDEKAVAAQLKRIRQDVLKLKNHPALLMWGIGNELSFKLEFKHITEHYRLWTAVNDIAKMIHELDPDHPTTTMISSDAKPLVLISLLCDEIDILSINIFDKMSEVLKFTIDWAWRGPYMASEYGPPGYWTADHTDWYAKVELTSYAKSQIIRKQYQELFANKSECLGSYAFLWSQKQEYTTTWFSLFTQTGQPTEMIDALQYNWMNEWPVNRAPSIASLIINRQKNSKNTYLQGTLKKFKAIITAKDFENDKLQLNWEVQKDNVEIYFDPTLAQNKPEIIVKGRLNYKTLQENRLKTSSTTWQNYQLEVPSPSHEGPYRLFIYLTDEHNKVATGNAAFYVTN; this comes from the coding sequence GTGGAAGTACGACAAGAGAATGCTCACTATCAATTGTATCGCAATGGTATTCCGTATTTTATCAAAGGGGCTTGTGTGTACAAGGACTTTCCTTTACTAAAAGAAAGCGGTGGTAATTCCATTCGCCTGTATAACGTTAACCCCGACAGTGCTTTAATGATCTTGGACCGGGCACAAAAAGAAGGGTTAACGGTTACCGTAGGTTTAAATATCACTCCTGCCGGAACCTTAGACTACAGTGATGAAAAAGCAGTTGCCGCTCAGTTAAAGAGAATCAGGCAAGATGTACTTAAACTTAAAAATCATCCGGCCTTGCTTATGTGGGGTATTGGTAATGAATTAAGTTTTAAATTAGAATTTAAGCACATCACCGAACATTACCGTTTGTGGACAGCAGTGAACGACATTGCCAAAATGATTCACGAACTGGACCCGGACCATCCTACTACCACTATGATTTCCTCTGATGCAAAACCTTTAGTGCTTATTAGCTTACTCTGCGATGAAATTGATATTTTATCTATTAACATATTCGATAAAATGTCAGAAGTATTAAAATTTACGATAGATTGGGCTTGGCGAGGACCTTATATGGCATCGGAATACGGCCCTCCGGGTTACTGGACTGCCGATCATACTGATTGGTATGCCAAAGTAGAATTAACCAGTTATGCTAAATCGCAAATTATTCGAAAACAATATCAAGAGCTGTTTGCCAATAAAAGTGAATGTTTGGGGTCTTACGCTTTTTTATGGAGTCAGAAACAAGAATATACAACTACTTGGTTTAGTTTATTTACCCAAACGGGCCAGCCAACGGAAATGATAGATGCTTTGCAATACAATTGGATGAACGAATGGCCAGTAAACCGTGCTCCTAGTATTGCTTCTCTTATCATTAATCGCCAAAAAAACTCCAAGAATACTTATTTACAAGGAACTCTTAAGAAGTTCAAAGCAATCATTACAGCTAAAGATTTTGAAAATGATAAACTACAGCTTAATTGGGAAGTACAAAAAGACAACGTAGAAATTTATTTTGATCCTACTCTGGCACAAAATAAACCTGAAATAATTGTTAAAGGCAGGTTAAACTATAAAACATTACAAGAGAATAGACTAAAAACCTCTTCCACAACTTGGCAAAATTATCAATTAGAGGTCCCTTCTCCTTCGCACGAAGGCCCTTATAGATTATTTATATATTTAACCGATGAACATAACAAAGTAGCTACGGGAAATGCTGCGTTTTACGTTACAAACTAA